A single Carassius carassius chromosome 3, fCarCar2.1, whole genome shotgun sequence DNA region contains:
- the LOC132126970 gene encoding gamma-aminobutyric acid receptor-associated protein, with the protein MKFQYKEEHPFEKRRSEGEKIRKKYPDRVPVIVEKAPKARIGDLDKKKYLVPSDLTVGQFYFLIRKRIHLRAEDALFFFVNNVIPPTSATMGQLYQEHHEEDFFLYIAYSDESVYGE; encoded by the exons ATGAAGTTTCAATACAAAGAAGAGCATCCTTTCGAGAAGAGGCGATCGGAGGGAGAGAAAATCAGGAAGAAATATCCAGACAGGGTTCCT GTAATTGTGGAAAAAGCTCCTAAAGCCAGAATAGGTGACCTAGACAAGAAGAAATACCTGGTGCCCTCTGACCTGACGG tgggCCAGTTTTACTTTCTCATCCGAAAGCGAATCCACCTGAGAGCCGAGGATGCTCTCTTCTTCTTTGTAAACAACGTCATTCCCCCGACCTCCGCCACCATGGGCCAGCTGTAccag gAACATCATGAAGAAGATTTCTTCCTTTACATCGCCTACAGTGACGAGAGTGTGTATGGAGAATAA
- the spata6l gene encoding spermatogenesis associated 6-like protein isoform X1: protein MLRKAVKVVAELHLRAITCPGVHLPAKDDVYVSVSLMNKYRKTECVPAVFPLLIREKIRFEKILNYVTDPSAIAEFLQLCFSSSSGETVKIELIQLIPPAGEILASFEEDARSFLFPEPKLVPSFSGVEREVLMTRHPTFPGISPRLEFSTKTTFREISSDNSFLTVPVRAMMRKTSEKSPKQGSASPQRHLSFAPCSPREHHDRDQVQRSRGRSSSHYSPVSARNSSLWSLSPHQSKPSGESRDQRRSYSRPWMADEDSSDKDDLLDYAEEVGRHHSLMGYEGSSRHSSMDCQRHNGSLLGSPGLWEEVQERVQSLLTSPKAVHRLACGATDSEIDEVLTRRSVLAHSCPF from the exons ATGCTTCGAAAAGCAGTGAAAGTGGTCGCTGAACTCCACCTGAGGGCG ATAACCTGTCCAGGGGTGCATCTACCAGCAAAAGATGATGTTTACGTCAGTGTGAGTCTGATGAATAAATACAGGAAGACTGAATGTGTTCCTGCAGTGTTTCCATTACTGATCCGGGAGAAAATAAGATTTGAAAAG ATCCTGAATTATGTCACCGATCCTTCAGCAATAGCAGAATTCCTGCAGT TGTGTTTCTCCTCTTCCTCAGGCGAAACAGTGAAAATTGAACTCATTCAGTTGATTCCTCCAG CTGGAGAAATACTGGCCAGTTTTGAAGAAGATGCTCGAAGTTTTCTTTTCCCAGAACCGAAGCTTGTCCCATCTTTCTCTGGAGTAGAGAGAGAGGTATTGATGACACGGCATCCCACTTTTCCT GGTATTTCTCCAAGATTAGAGTTCTCCACAAAGACGACATTCAGAGAAATCTCCAGTGACAATAGTTTCCTGACCGTTCCTGTG AGGGCAATGATGAGAAAAACCTCAGAAAAGTCACCGAAACAGGGCAGCGCTTCACCCCAAAGACATCTCTCTTTTGCTCCATGCAGTCCAAGAGAGCATCACGACAGAGATCAG gttcagAGGTCACGTGGACGGTCCTCTTCCCATTATTCACCCGTCTCTGCCAGAAACTCCAGTTTATGGAGTCTGTCACCACATCAATCAAAACCATCAGGAGAATCAA GAGACCAAAGAAGAAGCTATTCCAGACCTTGG ATGGCCGATGAAGACTCTTCAGACAAAGACGATCTCCTCGACTACGCAGAGGAAGTTGGCCGTCATCATTCCCTCATGGGATATGAGGGATCTTCCAGACACTCTAGTATGGATTGCCAGAGGCACAATGG ATCTCTCTTGGGTTCTCCTGGCCTGTGGGAGGAAGTTCAGGAACGAGTTCAGAGTCTTTTAACATCTCCCAAAGCGGTTCATAGACTAGCCTGT GGTGCCACCGACTCGGAGATAGACGAGGTATTGACACGTAGATCTGTTTTGGCCCACTCATGCCCGTTCTAA
- the spata6l gene encoding spermatogenesis associated 6-like protein isoform X2: MLRKAVKVVAELHLRAITCPGVHLPAKDDVYVSVSLMNKYRKTECVPAVFPLLIREKIRFEKILNYVTDPSAIAEFLQCETVKIELIQLIPPAGEILASFEEDARSFLFPEPKLVPSFSGVEREVLMTRHPTFPGISPRLEFSTKTTFREISSDNSFLTVPVRAMMRKTSEKSPKQGSASPQRHLSFAPCSPREHHDRDQVQRSRGRSSSHYSPVSARNSSLWSLSPHQSKPSGESRDQRRSYSRPWMADEDSSDKDDLLDYAEEVGRHHSLMGYEGSSRHSSMDCQRHNGSLLGSPGLWEEVQERVQSLLTSPKAVHRLACGATDSEIDEVLTRRSVLAHSCPF; the protein is encoded by the exons ATGCTTCGAAAAGCAGTGAAAGTGGTCGCTGAACTCCACCTGAGGGCG ATAACCTGTCCAGGGGTGCATCTACCAGCAAAAGATGATGTTTACGTCAGTGTGAGTCTGATGAATAAATACAGGAAGACTGAATGTGTTCCTGCAGTGTTTCCATTACTGATCCGGGAGAAAATAAGATTTGAAAAG ATCCTGAATTATGTCACCGATCCTTCAGCAATAGCAGAATTCCTGCAGT GCGAAACAGTGAAAATTGAACTCATTCAGTTGATTCCTCCAG CTGGAGAAATACTGGCCAGTTTTGAAGAAGATGCTCGAAGTTTTCTTTTCCCAGAACCGAAGCTTGTCCCATCTTTCTCTGGAGTAGAGAGAGAGGTATTGATGACACGGCATCCCACTTTTCCT GGTATTTCTCCAAGATTAGAGTTCTCCACAAAGACGACATTCAGAGAAATCTCCAGTGACAATAGTTTCCTGACCGTTCCTGTG AGGGCAATGATGAGAAAAACCTCAGAAAAGTCACCGAAACAGGGCAGCGCTTCACCCCAAAGACATCTCTCTTTTGCTCCATGCAGTCCAAGAGAGCATCACGACAGAGATCAG gttcagAGGTCACGTGGACGGTCCTCTTCCCATTATTCACCCGTCTCTGCCAGAAACTCCAGTTTATGGAGTCTGTCACCACATCAATCAAAACCATCAGGAGAATCAA GAGACCAAAGAAGAAGCTATTCCAGACCTTGG ATGGCCGATGAAGACTCTTCAGACAAAGACGATCTCCTCGACTACGCAGAGGAAGTTGGCCGTCATCATTCCCTCATGGGATATGAGGGATCTTCCAGACACTCTAGTATGGATTGCCAGAGGCACAATGG ATCTCTCTTGGGTTCTCCTGGCCTGTGGGAGGAAGTTCAGGAACGAGTTCAGAGTCTTTTAACATCTCCCAAAGCGGTTCATAGACTAGCCTGT GGTGCCACCGACTCGGAGATAGACGAGGTATTGACACGTAGATCTGTTTTGGCCCACTCATGCCCGTTCTAA